Proteins from a single region of Pseudomonas quebecensis:
- a CDS encoding ArnT family glycosyltransferase yields the protein MTRPAPLLLLLAGLLFFFALGNHELQGSTEARVAGIAMAMHLDNDWVVPQLFREPFLEKPPLSLWLDAGAIRLFGASPWAVRLASAFAGLFSVMLLYAMLRRFGRPQTLAFSAALILATMASYWSNVRGVGEDSLLTLGVTTALLAFYQAVRPERQGSATGAWALFTAGMVIATLSKGVLGLAMPGVVIFVYLASTTLLDKRLRLGDWLKPAAFTLLALIPLLIWLMFLFQRGGLQAVGEVLWTNSVGRFSGEFVEAGHYEPFYYYLLKLPEAFLPWNILVYLGLWHLRKSLARNRYHLFFSVWLVAQFTLLTLASSKRTVYLMALTPAAAVLAAEYARVLLAWLQAHKPALYKHHKRVIGSVFAVAVACYLTAAFWFAPKADVRHSFVPLISQIQALQAEGRDVVLFQPNERIAGAGVFYMQGYLKILQTEAQLHSYLAARPGNVALLDHTDRLSTQVKVIKEMAVNRQPYYFIEQ from the coding sequence ATGACGCGTCCCGCCCCTCTGCTGCTCCTGCTCGCTGGTCTGTTGTTTTTCTTTGCCCTGGGTAACCACGAACTGCAAGGCTCAACCGAAGCCCGCGTCGCCGGGATCGCCATGGCCATGCACTTGGACAATGATTGGGTGGTGCCGCAGCTGTTTCGCGAGCCCTTCCTGGAAAAGCCGCCCCTGAGCCTTTGGTTGGACGCCGGGGCGATTCGACTGTTCGGCGCCAGCCCCTGGGCGGTACGCCTGGCCTCGGCGTTTGCCGGGTTGTTCAGCGTGATGCTGCTGTACGCGATGCTGCGCAGATTCGGGCGCCCGCAGACCTTGGCCTTCAGCGCGGCGTTGATCCTGGCGACCATGGCCAGTTATTGGAGCAACGTGCGCGGCGTGGGCGAGGACTCACTGCTCACCCTCGGTGTGACCACTGCCCTGCTGGCGTTCTACCAGGCGGTGCGCCCCGAACGTCAGGGTTCGGCAACCGGGGCCTGGGCGCTGTTCACCGCCGGGATGGTGATCGCCACCTTGAGCAAAGGCGTGCTGGGCCTGGCGATGCCCGGCGTGGTGATTTTCGTCTACCTGGCCAGCACCACCCTGCTGGACAAACGCCTGCGCCTCGGGGATTGGCTTAAACCGGCGGCGTTTACCCTGTTGGCCCTGATTCCTCTGCTGATCTGGCTGATGTTCCTGTTCCAGCGCGGCGGCCTGCAGGCGGTGGGCGAGGTTCTGTGGACCAACAGCGTGGGGCGCTTCAGCGGCGAATTCGTCGAGGCCGGGCATTACGAGCCGTTCTATTACTACCTGCTGAAACTGCCCGAAGCATTTTTACCGTGGAACATCCTGGTGTACCTGGGGCTATGGCATTTGCGCAAAAGCCTGGCGCGTAATCGCTACCACTTGTTTTTCAGTGTCTGGCTGGTGGCACAGTTCACCTTGCTGACATTGGCCTCAAGCAAACGCACGGTGTACCTGATGGCCCTGACGCCCGCCGCCGCGGTCCTGGCCGCCGAGTATGCGCGGGTGCTGCTGGCGTGGCTCCAGGCGCACAAGCCGGCGTTGTACAAGCACCATAAGCGCGTGATCGGCAGCGTGTTCGCCGTGGCGGTGGCCTGCTATCTGACGGCAGCGTTCTGGTTTGCGCCCAAGGCCGACGTGCGCCATTCGTTCGTGCCCTTGATCAGTCAGATCCAGGCGCTGCAGGCCGAAGGCAGGGATGTGGTGTTGTTTCAACCCAACGAACGCATCGCCGGAGCCGGCGTGTTCTACATGCAGGGCTATTTGAAGATCCTGCAAACCGAAGCGCAACTGCACAGCTACCTCGCCGCCAGGCCCGGCAACGTTGCGCTGCTGGACCATACCGACCGGCTGAGCACACAGGTCAAGGTGATCAAGGAGATGGCCGTCAACCGCCAGCCCTACTACTTCATCGAACAGTAA
- a CDS encoding TIGR00645 family protein — MERFIENAMYASRWLLAPIYLGLSLGLLILALKFFQEIIHVIPNIFSMLEAEVILLLLSLIDMALVGGLLVMVMISGYENFVSQLDIDDNKEKLNWLGTMDSSSLKMKVAASIVAISSIHLLRIFMDAKNVDPQHLMWYVIIHMTFVVSAFAMGYLDKLTKH; from the coding sequence ATGGAACGCTTTATCGAAAATGCGATGTACGCCTCGCGCTGGTTGCTGGCGCCGATCTACCTGGGATTGTCCCTGGGGTTATTGATCCTGGCGTTGAAATTCTTCCAGGAAATCATCCACGTCATCCCCAACATCTTCAGCATGTTGGAAGCCGAAGTGATCCTGTTGCTGCTGTCATTGATCGACATGGCCCTGGTCGGCGGCCTGCTGGTGATGGTGATGATCTCCGGCTACGAGAACTTCGTCTCGCAGCTGGATATCGATGACAACAAGGAAAAGCTCAACTGGCTGGGCACCATGGACTCTTCGTCGCTGAAGATGAAAGTGGCGGCGTCCATCGTGGCGATTTCCTCCATCCACTTGCTGCGCATCTTCATGGACGCCAAGAACGTCGATCCCCAGCACCTGATGTGGTACGTGATCATCCACATGACCTTCGTGGTCTCGGCTTTTGCCATGGGTTATCTGGACAAACTCACCAAGCATTGA